One segment of Halodesulfovibrio aestuarii DSM 17919 = ATCC 29578 DNA contains the following:
- a CDS encoding phage tail sheath family protein: MSGYYHRVHTREVPTAIVPPRRISASIPVVVGTAPVHLLSEGQHKPINEPVLCYTFKEFVEQLGFTDEADANSMFKYTLCEFADVFFGKCNVAPIVVINVFDPATHKTGEAADVTKVTAADIVGGYDADAGTYTGLELVSKVFPKFRVVPGQILAPGFSHDPAVGVVMDTKASTINGIFSCLALTDIPDATCTKYTDVPSWKETNNYTGKHTVCCWPKVTLGKHVYNMSTYLAGLIAQTDADYEGIPYVSPSNRRMPISGAVANGKPVHLELPQAEYLNGQGVVTALNFDGGWKAFGNRTACYPSNTDPKDAFISVRRFFSWHANTFVLTYFQKLDGPTTRRFIETIVDSENIRLNGFKQMEIILGGEIFFYQEENPTTDLIDGVVRFHTKMTPPVPAREIVNILEFDVTNFQNLFGSN, translated from the coding sequence ATGTCCGGTTATTACCACAGAGTTCATACACGCGAAGTGCCTACCGCTATTGTGCCTCCGCGTCGCATCAGTGCCAGTATCCCTGTTGTTGTGGGTACTGCGCCAGTGCATCTACTTTCGGAAGGACAGCACAAGCCTATTAATGAGCCTGTACTTTGCTACACGTTTAAAGAATTTGTTGAACAGCTGGGCTTTACTGATGAAGCAGATGCCAACAGCATGTTTAAATATACGCTGTGTGAATTTGCTGACGTGTTCTTTGGCAAATGCAATGTAGCGCCAATTGTAGTTATCAACGTATTTGATCCAGCTACCCATAAAACTGGTGAAGCAGCCGACGTTACCAAAGTTACTGCCGCAGATATTGTGGGCGGCTACGATGCAGACGCCGGCACATATACCGGCTTAGAACTTGTTTCAAAAGTATTCCCCAAATTCCGAGTTGTACCAGGGCAAATTCTTGCACCAGGCTTTTCTCATGATCCTGCTGTTGGTGTAGTTATGGACACCAAGGCAAGTACCATTAACGGTATTTTCTCCTGCCTTGCCCTGACCGATATTCCCGACGCTACCTGCACCAAGTACACAGACGTACCAAGCTGGAAAGAAACCAATAACTACACAGGCAAGCACACTGTATGCTGCTGGCCTAAAGTTACACTAGGTAAACATGTGTACAACATGTCCACATACCTTGCCGGACTTATTGCCCAGACTGATGCCGATTATGAAGGCATCCCATACGTTTCTCCATCCAACCGCCGCATGCCAATTAGCGGCGCTGTAGCAAACGGCAAACCCGTACACCTTGAATTGCCACAGGCTGAATATCTTAACGGGCAAGGCGTTGTTACAGCGCTGAACTTTGACGGTGGCTGGAAAGCTTTCGGCAACCGTACTGCCTGTTACCCATCCAACACGGACCCGAAAGACGCATTTATTTCTGTGCGCCGCTTCTTCAGCTGGCACGCCAATACCTTTGTGCTCACGTACTTCCAGAAACTGGATGGTCCCACCACACGCCGATTTATTGAAACCATCGTAGACAGTGAAAACATTCGCCTGAATGGATTCAAACAAATGGAAATTATCCTCGGTGGCGAGATCTTCTTTTATCAGGAAGAAAACCCAACCACTGATTTGATCGATGGCGTTGTGCGCTTCCATACCAAGATGACACCGCCGGTTCCTGCGCGTGAGATCGTGAACATTCTGGAATTCGACGTAACCAATTTCCAGAACCTTTTCGGGAGTAACTAA
- a CDS encoding phage major tail tube protein: protein MSKQPEKIISFDVYSGSELFMGVADAELPSIEFMSETLSGAGIAGELDSPTIGHTSNMSVKIKFRTATKHALELSAPKRHELTFRASTQARAISNGAALTTFPQKVMVAGTPKSVGLGKYESGKMQDVPVELACDYLKMWLDNKPVVEIDKFNMIHKVGETDYLQQVRKDLGREG, encoded by the coding sequence ATGAGTAAGCAACCAGAAAAGATTATCTCGTTTGATGTGTACTCCGGTTCCGAACTCTTTATGGGCGTTGCAGATGCAGAGCTGCCTAGTATTGAGTTTATGTCTGAAACGCTTTCCGGTGCCGGCATAGCCGGTGAACTGGATTCGCCAACGATCGGACACACCAGCAACATGAGCGTGAAAATTAAGTTTCGCACTGCAACAAAACATGCGTTGGAACTTAGTGCGCCGAAACGTCATGAGCTTACCTTCCGCGCGTCTACTCAAGCACGCGCTATCTCCAATGGTGCAGCGCTGACCACCTTCCCGCAAAAGGTAATGGTGGCCGGCACGCCAAAATCTGTAGGGCTTGGCAAATATGAGTCTGGAAAAATGCAGGATGTACCTGTGGAATTGGCCTGCGATTATCTGAAAATGTGGCTCGATAACAAGCCTGTTGTAGAGATCGACAAGTTCAACATGATCCACAAGGTAGGCGAAACAGACTACTTGCAGCAGGTTCGCAAAGATCTTGGCCGCGAAGGTTAA
- a CDS encoding phage tail assembly protein: MSEPTVNEITLIKPITVDGETISTVTMREAIVSDHLEAADMAGPNASNARYEACLLSQLTDIPFGVFVKMPEANYFKLMQEYQDMGKSQSAPMIFDAPVSSSASNPDND, translated from the coding sequence ATGTCTGAACCTACTGTGAATGAAATTACTTTGATTAAGCCCATCACTGTTGACGGTGAAACTATTTCCACCGTGACCATGCGCGAGGCCATTGTTAGCGACCACCTTGAAGCTGCGGATATGGCAGGCCCCAACGCTAGTAATGCCCGTTATGAAGCATGCCTGCTGTCGCAGCTGACCGACATTCCCTTTGGCGTGTTCGTCAAAATGCCAGAAGCCAACTACTTCAAGCTCATGCAGGAATACCAAGATATGGGAAAGTCTCAATCAGCGCCGATGATCTTCGACGCGCCTGTCTCGTCTTCTGCAAGCAATCCGGACAACGATTAA